A stretch of Leptospira terpstrae serovar Hualin str. LT 11-33 = ATCC 700639 DNA encodes these proteins:
- a CDS encoding STAS domain-containing protein, translated as MEPKDKVFSIQLKGGLDGTSAEDFYRYFDSQIEKGYRKFLFQFGALDFITSNGISILVKIHKQITKMGAVYAIYGVKQEVEDVLSLVGLFDRLPIFRSHSQAESFLLQMDPKGPVVPETKSFHSESNTKLPQVETNENRIRFYFTGKTKDKDSSRTKEPISQLESLDKEEREEPSVKTNTSPMETVLEEKLNSLRLEIKETLNHELERRFSVYKTAKESEEKRVTIPSYIQSKTKQLEAVERIIQCEVCGTRLRLHKFGKHECPGCSTQFEMSLNGSVRFLEKLNPI; from the coding sequence ATGGAACCAAAAGATAAAGTATTTTCAATCCAACTCAAAGGTGGTTTGGACGGAACTAGTGCCGAAGATTTCTATCGTTACTTTGATTCTCAAATAGAGAAAGGGTATAGAAAGTTTTTATTTCAATTTGGAGCTCTGGATTTTATCACTTCGAATGGAATCAGTATCCTTGTAAAAATCCATAAACAAATCACTAAGATGGGTGCAGTGTATGCTATTTATGGGGTGAAACAAGAAGTCGAAGATGTATTGAGTCTTGTCGGCCTTTTTGATCGTTTACCGATCTTTCGCAGCCACAGCCAAGCAGAATCTTTTTTATTACAAATGGATCCCAAAGGTCCAGTCGTGCCAGAGACTAAATCATTTCATTCGGAATCGAACACAAAACTTCCACAGGTGGAGACAAACGAAAACCGAATCCGTTTTTACTTTACCGGAAAAACCAAAGACAAGGATTCATCTCGTACAAAAGAACCCATCTCCCAACTGGAATCCTTAGATAAGGAAGAAAGGGAAGAGCCTTCCGTTAAGACGAACACTTCTCCCATGGAAACTGTTTTAGAAGAAAAACTCAACAGCCTTCGATTGGAAATCAAAGAAACTTTGAACCATGAATTAGAGAGGAGATTTTCTGTTTATAAAACAGCAAAAGAATCGGAAGAAAAACGAGTTACCATTCCGAGTTACATCCAGTCCAAAACCAAACAATTGGAAGCAGTGGAGCGGATCATTCAATGTGAAGTTTGTGGAACAAGGCTTAGGCTTCACAAGTTTGGCAAACACGAATGTCCGGGTTGTTCCACTCAGTTTGAAATGAGTCTGAATGGTTCAGTACGTTTTCTTGAAAAATTGAATCCAATCTAA
- a CDS encoding cAMP/cGMP-dependent 3',5'-cyclic-AMP/GMP phosphodiesterase, which yields MVSSEPNGFTALPRGGYLVDTSEGYIQIGSPPETIKDTMGLEKKTPLVFVLPNKFFHVEKGISIAELEFPIYFNFFFRGGKKTFIVCSPEQKEQLTIVLGESLMGPQELNLASEFIDGTESFGFPDIKAEMAHFRSYKTMEEVVEFVLFDENHKAKFGKITIEQLTSNEFLIVDGDKKIKTPGEVDFHVKYDIGKRLEEPFQPPLIGITCLGPSHGFDPTDNTSGFIIWLNGQGIMVDPPVNSTEWLRESNVNPKFINSIILTHCHADHDAGTFQKILEESKITIYATATVMESFLKKYCSLTKIPRKEITDLFDFIPVVIGRPTIINGGEFYFHYALHSIPSVGFEFFFQDQSFYYTSDHLNDPEAFEEMYKKGVFPETRYQFLKDFPWDRKIIYHEAGVPPLHTKISYLASLPEEVQKRITVYHIAAKDMPEGNHLTLAKFGIENTLYPEITPPKHQEAFQLLEILSQIDIFSGFPIEKAKEFLQIVKEERFRRGEQIIKKGTHGDRFFIIASGNVRFEGLSGDHSAVKRYGTYEYFGEASLILDTARQADVYAETDVLALTIEKTRFFQFIRGSKLHENLIKLNSIRETNTWKTLTESQTFRGLTSYQVTQLELILKLETVKKEAALIEEGHTFHNAFIVRSGTVVVMQNHKTIRELGAGDFVGEIYSLTKSLPSNFSFIAWPGTELYVLSEEDAIQYIKKNPGVYMKLNTVYN from the coding sequence ATGGTTAGTTCTGAACCGAATGGTTTTACCGCGCTCCCTAGAGGGGGATATTTAGTCGATACTTCGGAAGGGTACATCCAAATTGGATCCCCTCCCGAAACAATTAAAGACACCATGGGGTTAGAAAAGAAAACCCCTCTGGTGTTTGTCCTTCCCAATAAATTCTTCCATGTCGAAAAAGGGATCTCCATTGCGGAGTTAGAATTCCCTATTTACTTTAACTTCTTCTTTCGTGGTGGCAAAAAAACTTTTATTGTTTGTTCCCCTGAACAAAAAGAGCAGCTAACTATTGTTCTCGGGGAATCACTGATGGGACCACAGGAACTGAACCTAGCTTCTGAGTTTATCGATGGTACGGAAAGTTTTGGTTTTCCCGACATCAAAGCGGAAATGGCACATTTCCGAAGTTACAAAACGATGGAAGAAGTAGTCGAGTTTGTTCTCTTTGATGAAAACCACAAAGCAAAGTTCGGAAAGATCACCATTGAACAACTCACCTCAAATGAATTTCTCATTGTAGACGGTGATAAAAAAATCAAAACTCCAGGTGAGGTCGACTTCCACGTAAAGTATGATATTGGAAAAAGATTAGAAGAACCTTTCCAACCCCCCTTAATCGGGATCACTTGTCTTGGACCTTCGCATGGATTTGATCCCACAGACAACACTTCTGGATTTATCATTTGGCTAAATGGCCAAGGGATTATGGTAGATCCCCCAGTGAACTCCACCGAGTGGTTACGTGAATCCAATGTGAATCCAAAGTTTATTAACTCCATTATTCTCACACACTGTCATGCCGACCATGATGCCGGAACTTTTCAAAAGATTTTAGAAGAATCAAAAATCACTATTTATGCAACAGCCACTGTGATGGAATCCTTTCTAAAAAAATACTGCAGCCTAACAAAAATTCCCCGAAAGGAAATTACTGATTTATTTGACTTTATTCCTGTCGTAATCGGAAGGCCTACCATCATCAATGGTGGTGAATTTTATTTTCACTATGCCCTGCATTCCATTCCTTCCGTGGGTTTTGAGTTTTTTTTCCAAGACCAATCCTTCTATTACACTTCCGACCATTTAAATGACCCAGAAGCTTTTGAAGAGATGTATAAAAAAGGTGTGTTTCCAGAAACCAGATACCAGTTTCTAAAGGATTTTCCTTGGGATCGTAAAATCATTTATCATGAAGCGGGAGTTCCCCCCCTCCATACTAAAATCAGTTACCTTGCCTCCCTTCCGGAAGAAGTGCAAAAAAGAATCACTGTCTATCATATCGCTGCAAAAGATATGCCTGAAGGAAACCACCTAACTCTCGCTAAGTTTGGCATTGAAAATACATTATATCCTGAAATCACTCCTCCCAAACACCAAGAGGCATTCCAACTTTTAGAAATCCTTTCCCAAATTGATATTTTCTCTGGATTCCCCATTGAGAAGGCCAAAGAATTTTTACAGATTGTGAAAGAAGAAAGGTTCCGTCGCGGGGAACAAATCATCAAAAAAGGAACTCACGGAGACAGGTTTTTTATCATCGCTTCTGGAAACGTACGTTTTGAAGGACTTTCCGGGGACCATTCCGCTGTAAAACGGTATGGAACCTATGAATACTTTGGAGAGGCATCCCTCATTTTGGATACTGCCCGCCAAGCGGATGTCTATGCAGAAACCGATGTTTTGGCTCTAACAATCGAAAAAACTAGGTTCTTTCAGTTCATTCGCGGATCCAAACTCCACGAAAACCTAATCAAACTCAATAGCATTCGGGAAACCAATACCTGGAAAACACTCACCGAATCTCAGACATTCCGGGGTCTCACTAGTTACCAAGTCACCCAACTGGAACTCATCCTCAAACTAGAAACAGTAAAAAAGGAAGCTGCCCTCATTGAAGAAGGCCATACCTTCCACAATGCCTTTATTGTGCGTTCCGGAACCGTTGTCGTTATGCAAAACCACAAAACCATCCGAGAACTGGGTGCTGGTGACTTTGTAGGAGAGATCTATTCTCTCACCAAAAGCCTTCCTTCTAATTTTAGTTTCATTGCCTGGCCGGGCACCGAGTTGTATGTTCTTTCCGAAGAGGATGCCATTCAGTACATCAAGAAAAATCCCGGCGTCTATATGAAGCTGAACACTGTTTATAATTGA
- the murJ gene encoding murein biosynthesis integral membrane protein MurJ — MTKQAKGSESSTKRSLALSFYTFLSRILGLIRDHFMAVSFGTGMVASAFSVAYRLPNMFRNLLAEGTLSQSFMPIFSEYEKMGVEEARVMSGTVLSFLFLCLSVFVALFWFFAAGFLPTLVGGSPEYGTLVVELSLVLFFLIMTASLSSIFMSISNSHHNYFVPSLSPIILNFSYLIVFLFVFPFYHEIRDKVFVLTYGIVIGGVLQLFVQAWYVYQNGYGPIFRLNFRHPAIRKIFKLMLPAALGGSFYQIGLLVDIFLANYIQNQNPGLGAVVSLDYSQRLVQLPTGIIGVALATTILPSLLKDLREGREENVPKEISDVLSFAFFLTLPASIGLAVLGETVLDSIYFGGRWDHLATVTALYPLVFYSLAIPFYSINKVLVSSYYAFSDTKTPLRIQLISFSLSVLVSIGLMYFLKHSAIALASALSASVTSSLLLFYLKSHQVKIPFLTVWLRILKMVPALFGLFLWLVVSELGLKPVLLVSLMDNLGMGYANGSRICLVVSILPAIVIYFALASFTKLPESEIILGRFLRKFRRK, encoded by the coding sequence ATGACAAAACAAGCCAAAGGAAGTGAGTCAAGCACCAAACGTTCGCTTGCCCTTTCATTTTATACCTTTTTATCTCGGATTTTAGGCCTCATTCGTGACCACTTTATGGCTGTTAGTTTTGGAACAGGAATGGTTGCCTCTGCCTTTAGTGTAGCCTACCGCCTTCCGAATATGTTTCGTAACCTTCTTGCCGAGGGAACCTTGAGCCAGTCCTTTATGCCTATATTTTCAGAATATGAAAAGATGGGTGTAGAAGAAGCGCGTGTGATGTCGGGAACGGTGCTTAGTTTTTTATTTCTTTGTTTGTCAGTTTTTGTGGCTCTCTTTTGGTTTTTCGCTGCTGGATTTTTGCCTACTCTTGTGGGTGGGTCTCCGGAATACGGAACACTTGTCGTAGAACTTTCATTAGTTTTGTTTTTTCTGATTATGACAGCGAGTTTGTCTTCGATTTTTATGTCGATTTCGAACTCACACCATAATTACTTTGTACCTTCTCTTTCTCCTATCATCCTTAACTTCAGTTACTTGATTGTTTTCCTCTTTGTATTTCCTTTTTATCATGAGATCCGAGACAAAGTATTTGTTTTGACCTATGGAATTGTAATTGGAGGAGTGTTACAACTTTTCGTGCAAGCTTGGTATGTGTATCAAAATGGATATGGTCCTATCTTCCGATTGAACTTTCGTCATCCTGCCATTCGTAAAATCTTTAAACTGATGTTACCGGCAGCACTTGGCGGAAGTTTCTACCAGATTGGCCTCCTTGTGGATATCTTTCTTGCTAACTACATCCAAAACCAAAACCCAGGGCTTGGGGCTGTGGTAAGTTTGGACTATTCCCAGAGGCTTGTGCAACTTCCAACAGGTATCATAGGTGTGGCGCTGGCAACGACCATCCTTCCTTCTCTTTTGAAAGACCTTCGGGAAGGAAGAGAGGAAAATGTTCCTAAAGAAATATCGGATGTTTTGTCCTTTGCATTTTTTTTGACTCTTCCAGCAAGCATTGGTTTGGCGGTTCTTGGCGAAACAGTATTGGATTCTATTTACTTTGGCGGACGTTGGGACCATCTAGCAACAGTGACTGCTCTATATCCTTTGGTTTTTTATTCCCTCGCCATTCCGTTTTATAGCATCAATAAGGTTTTGGTCTCCTCGTATTATGCTTTTTCTGATACAAAAACCCCTTTACGAATCCAACTGATTTCTTTTTCTTTGAGTGTTTTGGTGAGCATTGGTCTTATGTATTTTTTAAAACATTCGGCAATCGCTTTGGCTTCGGCTCTCAGTGCCTCGGTTACTTCTTCGCTGCTACTATTTTATTTAAAATCGCACCAAGTGAAAATTCCCTTCCTTACCGTATGGTTACGTATTTTAAAAATGGTTCCGGCCTTATTTGGCTTATTTCTTTGGTTGGTTGTATCGGAGTTGGGTTTGAAACCGGTTCTTTTAGTATCCCTGATGGATAATTTAGGAATGGGGTATGCCAATGGGAGTAGGATTTGTCTTGTGGTATCCATCCTCCCTGCGATAGTCATATACTTTGCCTTAGCTAGTTTTACAAAACTTCCAGAGTCGGAAATTATTTTAGGAAGGTTCCTTAGAAAGTTTCGAAGGAAATGA
- a CDS encoding acyl-CoA dehydrogenase family protein, translated as MERILPFTEEHHQFREMARKFFETEVKPHHEEWEKNHIVPKEVWRKAGENGLLCPDVPAEYGGSGADFLYNIIIIEESSRVGNSGFFISLHNDVIAPYISTYANDEQKKRWLPKCASGESILAVAMTEPGAGSDLKSLRTSAVDMGDHFVVNGQKTFISNGQLADLIITAVKHDNGTISLVMIEEGMKGFERGRNLDKIGLKAQDTSELYFNDVIVPKTNLIGKQGQGFRYLMQKLAQERLVLSVAAVEATRLVQKITLQYIKERKAFGQKIGSFQNTKFKMAEMATELEMAQVFCDKVVIEHMKGENTTAEASMCKWYTTEMQKRHTDECLQFFGGYGYMMEYPIARAYLDARIQTIYAGTTEIMKEIIGRSLGL; from the coding sequence ATGGAGCGTATCCTCCCCTTTACTGAAGAACACCATCAATTCCGCGAGATGGCTCGGAAATTTTTTGAAACAGAAGTAAAACCACACCACGAAGAATGGGAAAAAAACCATATCGTACCGAAAGAAGTTTGGAGAAAGGCAGGAGAAAACGGCCTACTCTGTCCCGATGTTCCTGCTGAGTATGGCGGTTCTGGTGCTGACTTCCTTTACAATATCATCATCATTGAAGAATCTTCCCGGGTAGGAAATAGTGGATTCTTTATCTCCCTACACAATGACGTGATTGCCCCATACATCTCTACGTATGCAAACGACGAACAAAAGAAACGTTGGTTGCCTAAATGTGCATCCGGCGAATCCATCCTTGCAGTCGCAATGACAGAACCTGGAGCTGGTTCCGATTTAAAATCGCTTCGTACGAGCGCCGTAGACATGGGTGATCACTTTGTAGTGAATGGACAAAAAACATTTATCTCCAACGGTCAATTGGCAGACCTCATCATCACTGCAGTCAAACATGATAACGGAACCATTTCCCTTGTAATGATTGAAGAAGGGATGAAAGGATTTGAAAGAGGCCGTAACTTAGATAAAATTGGACTCAAAGCCCAAGACACTTCTGAATTGTATTTTAATGATGTGATTGTTCCCAAAACAAACCTCATCGGCAAACAAGGACAAGGTTTTCGTTACCTCATGCAAAAACTAGCACAGGAACGTTTGGTACTTTCTGTTGCTGCTGTGGAAGCAACGAGACTTGTGCAAAAAATCACTCTCCAATACATCAAAGAACGAAAAGCGTTTGGCCAAAAGATCGGTTCCTTCCAAAATACAAAATTCAAAATGGCGGAAATGGCAACGGAACTCGAAATGGCTCAAGTATTCTGTGATAAGGTTGTCATCGAACACATGAAAGGCGAAAACACTACAGCGGAAGCCTCTATGTGTAAATGGTATACTACAGAGATGCAAAAACGCCATACTGACGAGTGTTTACAATTCTTTGGTGGTTATGGTTATATGATGGAGTATCCAATTGCAAGAGCTTACCTTGACGCAAGGATCCAAACGATCTATGCAGGAACCACGGAGATTATGAAAGAAATCATTGGAAGAAGTTTGGGATTGTAA
- a CDS encoding type II toxin-antitoxin system antitoxin SocA domain-containing protein, with protein sequence MEKLCHAILWILEKSPNGRARLDLAKLLYYSDGVHFQKHAEMITRGDYIHLEDSPYPVKLNEALLFLKEKGHIDAIPKIEGNGIQGFTLRFLKPLEGLILSREDKRVMMKVVEAFRGRVVDENRHYPNLYENYVVTPLFDAIPFSVERINTKIHVLVQKSLLNLSGKMFRVLFERSE encoded by the coding sequence ATGGAGAAACTTTGTCATGCGATCCTTTGGATCCTCGAAAAATCACCTAATGGTAGAGCCCGCCTCGATTTGGCGAAACTTCTCTACTATTCGGATGGTGTTCATTTCCAAAAACATGCGGAGATGATCACAAGAGGAGACTATATCCACTTAGAAGACTCCCCTTACCCCGTCAAACTGAACGAAGCGCTTTTATTTTTGAAAGAGAAAGGTCATATCGACGCCATTCCCAAAATTGAAGGAAACGGAATCCAAGGGTTTACTTTACGATTCCTTAAGCCTCTCGAAGGACTCATCCTTTCCCGGGAAGACAAAAGGGTAATGATGAAGGTTGTGGAAGCATTCCGTGGCCGAGTTGTGGATGAAAATCGCCATTACCCCAATCTGTATGAAAACTACGTGGTCACCCCACTCTTCGATGCGATTCCTTTTTCCGTAGAGCGGATCAATACGAAAATCCATGTTCTCGTCCAAAAAAGCCTTTTGAATCTATCAGGCAAAATGTTTAGAGTTTTATTTGAGAGGTCAGAATGA
- the lipB gene encoding lipoyl(octanoyl) transferase LipB produces MTKFLHRKGLPSYLFPSIVPYQRYVKFQENSRKNRRESMLFLEHSPCLTGGIGAKAENLLVSPSLLSTLGVELVTLQRGGDFTAHEPGQIVGYLHIDLKKRNLSLGDFLRILNQSLVVAVRETWGLRVEENPKAPGLYLAEEPKRKLISEGIYAKSYFTSFGFALNAVNDLKTFSLINPCGAKTEDMTSLLRLGKEKDFPQRRLEFVMSFTQTFLDLLP; encoded by the coding sequence ATGACAAAGTTTCTCCATCGAAAAGGACTTCCTTCTTACCTGTTTCCTTCGATTGTTCCGTACCAAAGATACGTAAAATTCCAGGAAAATTCCAGGAAAAATCGAAGGGAATCCATGCTCTTTTTAGAACACAGTCCATGTTTGACAGGGGGCATAGGTGCGAAAGCGGAAAATCTTTTGGTTTCTCCGAGTCTTCTCTCTACTTTAGGAGTGGAACTTGTCACTTTACAAAGGGGAGGAGATTTTACGGCCCATGAGCCCGGCCAAATTGTGGGATACCTGCACATTGATTTGAAAAAAAGAAATCTCAGTTTGGGCGATTTTTTAAGGATTTTAAATCAAAGTTTGGTGGTGGCTGTCCGTGAGACTTGGGGACTCCGCGTGGAAGAAAATCCAAAAGCACCAGGCCTATATTTAGCAGAAGAGCCCAAACGAAAACTTATCTCGGAAGGAATTTATGCAAAATCTTATTTTACTAGTTTTGGATTTGCACTCAATGCAGTGAATGACTTAAAAACATTCTCTCTCATTAACCCCTGTGGTGCAAAAACAGAGGACATGACATCACTCTTACGTTTAGGAAAAGAAAAGGATTTCCCGCAGAGAAGGCTCGAGTTTGTTATGAGTTTTACCCAAACATTTCTCGACTTACTTCCTTAA
- a CDS encoding LIC_12071 family protein yields MKYSRFFLSFILFFFLCETLALSAVVWTFYESLQNALTQEQFVSDHRARDLTLALAKSAEQRLQNEGYLEMEKMFHRYVEQSKNDPEQFYIQKISLYSVDATLLVSTDTIYTPEELKNRKPEETLLHSTFFKKGIRMKKWQWSEAENGENPILNSKRDPKVRSGFEWVFSYLPLAKSNTVRLTSPLYKPGTLDVTGLVILVYERGNLGLLFENQWKLVEWMVFNYILFAFVVSLILTGAFVAYTMLVARDSSISPKESTGLPLFEKKTVETLETKEIPMESVLDLTEETSQGRGTFAQTNTTSEVEILSEGPLVSTISPDSHQTPVRDAIFLG; encoded by the coding sequence ATGAAATATTCACGCTTTTTTCTATCCTTTATTCTTTTCTTTTTCCTCTGTGAGACCTTGGCCCTGAGTGCTGTGGTTTGGACATTCTATGAATCTTTACAAAATGCGCTCACCCAAGAGCAGTTTGTTTCTGACCATCGGGCTCGGGATTTAACACTCGCACTTGCAAAAAGTGCGGAACAGAGACTACAGAACGAAGGTTATCTGGAGATGGAAAAGATGTTCCACCGTTATGTGGAACAATCTAAAAATGATCCCGAACAGTTTTACATCCAAAAAATAAGTTTGTACTCTGTAGACGCTACTCTACTTGTTTCTACTGACACCATTTATACACCAGAAGAGTTAAAAAATCGAAAACCAGAGGAGACACTCCTCCATTCTACTTTCTTTAAAAAAGGAATTCGAATGAAAAAGTGGCAGTGGTCAGAAGCCGAAAATGGTGAAAATCCAATCCTTAATTCCAAACGAGATCCTAAAGTTCGTTCTGGTTTTGAATGGGTGTTTTCTTATTTACCACTGGCAAAGTCCAATACAGTAAGACTAACATCTCCTCTTTACAAACCGGGAACACTGGATGTAACGGGCCTTGTCATTTTAGTGTATGAAAGGGGAAACTTAGGATTACTTTTTGAAAACCAATGGAAACTTGTGGAATGGATGGTTTTTAATTACATTCTTTTTGCTTTTGTTGTCAGTTTGATATTAACGGGTGCTTTTGTGGCCTATACCATGTTAGTTGCTAGAGATTCTAGTATCTCTCCAAAAGAATCTACGGGTTTACCACTCTTTGAGAAAAAAACGGTAGAAACTTTAGAAACAAAAGAGATTCCAATGGAATCTGTTCTTGATTTAACGGAAGAAACTAGTCAGGGAAGAGGCACATTTGCACAAACTAACACCACTAGTGAAGTAGAGATTTTGTCGGAGGGTCCTCTTGTATCGACAATTTCTCCCGATTCTCACCAAACTCCCGTTCGGGATGCAATCTTTTTAGGATAG
- the panD gene encoding aspartate 1-decarboxylase: MIITVCKGKIHRAVVTEAELHYEGSLTVDQDLMDLAGMKPYEQVSVVNVNNGARFETYLIVGERGSGTICLNGAAARLGMKGDKVIIITYGQVAEKELPTDYKPKVVFVDENNRPKKA, encoded by the coding sequence ATGATCATCACCGTTTGCAAAGGCAAAATCCATAGAGCCGTCGTCACCGAGGCGGAACTCCACTACGAAGGCAGTCTCACTGTTGACCAAGACCTGATGGACTTGGCCGGAATGAAACCTTATGAACAAGTGAGTGTGGTGAACGTAAATAATGGTGCCCGGTTCGAAACCTATTTGATCGTGGGAGAACGCGGTTCGGGAACCATTTGTTTGAATGGGGCAGCAGCTAGACTCGGAATGAAAGGGGACAAAGTCATCATCATCACTTACGGTCAAGTGGCAGAAAAAGAGCTTCCCACAGATTACAAACCCAAGGTAGTCTTCGTAGACGAGAACAATCGCCCGAAAAAAGCCTAA
- the trxA gene encoding thioredoxin, with translation MALTEITDANFKAETAKGVVLVDCWAEWCGPCRMVAPVLDELSHEMADIKITKLNVDFNQKTAQELGIQSIPTLLLYKDGVLVDKAIGALPKPQIKKFIENHK, from the coding sequence ATGGCACTTACGGAAATCACTGACGCCAATTTCAAAGCAGAAACTGCTAAAGGCGTAGTTTTAGTGGATTGTTGGGCGGAATGGTGCGGACCTTGTCGAATGGTGGCTCCGGTTCTCGATGAACTATCGCATGAAATGGCTGATATCAAAATTACAAAGCTAAATGTTGATTTTAATCAGAAGACGGCACAAGAATTGGGAATCCAATCCATCCCTACCCTTCTTCTCTATAAAGACGGAGTTTTAGTAGATAAAGCAATTGGTGCTTTACCAAAACCGCAAATTAAAAAATTTATAGAAAATCACAAGTAG